A region from the Planctomycetota bacterium genome encodes:
- a CDS encoding sulfatase-like hydrolase/transferase yields the protein MTRLRYATRALACLFAALILLLVPQAMTAAERPNIVFILADDLGWHDVPWHGSDFKMPALDELSKQSLKLEAHYVHPMCSPTRAALLSGRYASRYGVTGAQNERAFPFDTVTLPAALKTVGYTTAITGKWHLGSLPEWGPNKFGFDYAYGVLAGGVSPYDHRYKEGPYVNTLHRNGAPIDEKGHITDLFTREAIDFLERKHTAPFFLYVPFTAVHIPIDEEAKYIDQNSQISDPGRRMLAADCTHMDESVGKILATLDRTGQRLNTIVIFCSDNGGHSPHPNHGGYKGTFPELTIASSNTPLRGFKTELYEGGIRSPTLVTWPEHLQPGTITEPMHCSDWFATLAALVGYEAPSDLRWDGANLWPVLSGEVKALAEPRTLYNAGVRYREQCVRRGEWKLIVSAKGNVELFNLADDLSETKNVADQYPDVVSDLKQRLSEAAARDNESKVTGDVIPKS from the coding sequence ATGACACGGTTACGTTACGCCACGCGCGCCCTCGCGTGCTTATTTGCGGCACTGATCTTGTTGCTCGTTCCACAGGCGATGACAGCCGCCGAGCGGCCCAACATTGTGTTCATTCTGGCCGACGACTTGGGTTGGCACGATGTCCCCTGGCATGGCAGCGACTTCAAGATGCCTGCGCTCGACGAATTGTCAAAGCAGAGTCTGAAGCTTGAAGCGCATTATGTCCACCCGATGTGCAGCCCGACGCGGGCCGCGCTGTTGAGCGGGCGCTACGCCAGTCGCTATGGCGTGACCGGCGCGCAGAACGAACGCGCCTTTCCGTTCGACACCGTGACTTTGCCAGCCGCTTTGAAAACGGTGGGCTACACGACGGCCATCACCGGCAAGTGGCACTTGGGCTCGCTGCCTGAGTGGGGGCCGAACAAGTTTGGGTTTGATTACGCCTATGGCGTGCTGGCCGGCGGCGTGTCGCCGTACGATCACCGCTACAAGGAAGGCCCGTACGTCAACACGCTGCATCGCAACGGCGCGCCGATCGACGAGAAAGGGCACATCACCGATCTGTTCACACGCGAAGCGATCGACTTCCTCGAACGGAAGCACACCGCGCCGTTCTTCCTGTACGTGCCGTTCACCGCGGTCCATATTCCCATCGACGAAGAGGCCAAGTACATCGACCAGAACTCCCAGATCAGCGACCCGGGGCGACGGATGTTGGCGGCCGATTGCACGCATATGGATGAATCGGTTGGCAAGATCCTGGCCACGCTCGATCGAACCGGCCAGCGTTTGAACACGATTGTGATCTTTTGCAGCGACAACGGCGGACACAGTCCTCATCCCAATCACGGCGGCTACAAGGGCACCTTTCCCGAGTTGACGATTGCCAGCAGCAACACGCCGCTGCGCGGCTTCAAGACCGAACTGTACGAAGGGGGCATCCGCTCGCCGACGCTGGTGACGTGGCCCGAGCATTTACAGCCTGGCACGATTACCGAGCCGATGCACTGCTCCGATTGGTTCGCCACGCTGGCGGCCCTAGTCGGGTATGAAGCGCCGAGCGATCTGCGCTGGGATGGCGCGAACCTGTGGCCGGTGCTGTCGGGCGAGGTCAAGGCGCTGGCCGAGCCGCGCACGTTGTACAACGCCGGCGTGCGCTACCGCGAGCAATGTGTCCGTCGCGGAGAGTGGAAGCTGATCGTCTCGGCCAAGGGAAACGTCGAGTTGTTCAATCTGGCGGACGATCTGAGCGAGACGAAGAACGTCGCGGACCAGTATCCCGACGTGGTCAGCGACCTCAAGCAACGTCTGAGCGAAGCCGCCGCCCGCGACAACGAAAGCAAAGTCACCGGCGACGTGATTCCGAAGTCGTAA
- a CDS encoding acyl carrier protein gives MTSAEIREAIIEILEDISPDAELGDLKDDVAFREQLQLDSMDFLDIVMELRKRYRVQIPEEDYPQLRSMQSTVTYLEPVMKDLQKA, from the coding sequence ATGACATCGGCTGAGATTCGCGAAGCGATTATCGAAATCCTGGAGGACATTTCTCCCGACGCCGAGTTGGGGGATTTGAAAGACGACGTCGCGTTTCGCGAACAGTTGCAGTTGGACAGCATGGACTTCCTGGACATCGTGATGGAGCTGCGCAAGCGATACCGCGTGCAGATTCCCGAGGAAGACTATCCACAACTCCGCTCGATGCAGAGCACGGTGACGTACCTCGAACCGGTGATGAAGGATTTGCAGAAGGCCTGA
- the tnpA gene encoding IS200/IS605 family transposase translates to MPQSLSLVVVHLIFSTHGRKTWLSTEWLPNLHAYLASVTRNKGCECFRVGGTADHVHLAIRLSRTETIADVVEEVKTASSKWVKEQDASLGAFAWQRGYAAFSVSPKDVDALVAYIDNQAEHHRTRSFQDEFRALLTKYGVDFDERYAWD, encoded by the coding sequence GTGCCACAATCGCTGAGCCTGGTAGTCGTGCATCTGATCTTCAGCACGCATGGCCGCAAGACTTGGCTCAGCACGGAATGGCTGCCGAACCTCCACGCCTACCTTGCCAGCGTCACCCGCAACAAGGGTTGCGAATGTTTTCGCGTCGGCGGGACCGCTGACCATGTTCACCTGGCAATCCGGCTGTCGCGCACCGAGACGATTGCCGACGTGGTAGAAGAGGTGAAAACCGCTTCATCGAAGTGGGTTAAGGAGCAAGACGCCTCGTTGGGCGCGTTCGCCTGGCAGCGCGGCTATGCCGCGTTTTCGGTTTCGCCCAAGGACGTTGACGCGCTGGTCGCTTACATCGACAACCAAGCAGAACATCATCGCACGCGATCATTCCAGGACGAATTCCGCGCCTTGTTGACCAAATATGGCGTCGATTTCGATGAACGCTATGCCTGGGATTAG
- a CDS encoding RidA family protein, with translation MSRRLDRLALLVVVVLLVPAWSWAQQPVTQLEYIGSDAATGSSQAVVVGPANLLHTTQLFALEPQGSVVGRTATEQAHKVFDLLATVLQNSGSDMSAIVKLNVCATSDAAAAEARAVMAARFSGGNKPAVTFAVGKLAHADALVAADAVAVTSIKAVPGQALRERVAVVPSPPSGLGGAHVGVLPAGPKVYVSGDAKPGDMSEATAATLASLDNTLKELGLTRESVVQLKCFLQPISAAPLAEAEIVKFFGGRPTPVVYVEWTMAGPIEIELIATPPLSSAAAGLPKSESVAFFTPSGVKASPVFSRVACLNSSQTMYISGLHSNTAGDGAHEVREVFQHLQKLLALGGSDLRHLVKATYYVTSDDTSKQLNALRPEYYDPARPPAASKASIAATGAPGRALTVDMIAAPPKR, from the coding sequence ATGAGTCGCCGCCTGGATCGCCTGGCTCTGTTGGTCGTCGTCGTGTTGCTCGTTCCGGCGTGGAGCTGGGCGCAGCAGCCGGTCACGCAGCTCGAATACATCGGCTCCGACGCCGCCACTGGCAGCTCGCAAGCCGTCGTGGTCGGGCCGGCCAATCTGCTGCACACCACGCAACTGTTCGCGCTCGAACCGCAAGGGTCGGTCGTCGGCCGCACGGCCACCGAGCAAGCCCACAAGGTCTTCGACCTGCTGGCCACGGTGCTGCAGAACTCGGGCAGCGATATGAGCGCGATCGTCAAGTTGAACGTCTGTGCGACCAGCGATGCCGCCGCCGCCGAAGCCCGCGCCGTGATGGCTGCACGCTTCTCTGGCGGCAACAAGCCGGCCGTGACGTTTGCCGTGGGCAAGCTGGCCCATGCCGACGCGCTGGTTGCGGCCGACGCCGTGGCGGTCACGTCGATCAAGGCTGTGCCGGGCCAGGCGCTGCGCGAGCGTGTGGCCGTCGTCCCTTCCCCGCCGAGCGGACTGGGGGGCGCGCACGTCGGCGTGCTGCCCGCCGGTCCCAAGGTTTATGTTTCGGGCGACGCCAAGCCGGGGGACATGTCCGAAGCCACGGCCGCCACACTGGCCAGTCTGGACAACACGCTCAAGGAACTCGGGCTGACTCGCGAATCGGTCGTGCAGTTGAAGTGCTTTTTGCAGCCCATCTCGGCCGCCCCGTTGGCCGAAGCCGAGATCGTGAAGTTCTTCGGCGGTCGGCCCACGCCGGTGGTGTACGTCGAATGGACGATGGCCGGCCCGATCGAAATCGAGCTGATCGCCACGCCGCCCCTGTCGAGCGCCGCGGCCGGATTGCCCAAGAGCGAGTCGGTGGCGTTCTTCACACCCTCGGGCGTCAAGGCGTCGCCGGTCTTCAGCCGCGTGGCTTGTCTGAACAGCAGCCAGACGATGTACATCTCGGGCCTGCACAGCAACACGGCCGGCGACGGGGCCCACGAAGTGCGCGAGGTGTTCCAGCACCTGCAAAAGCTGTTGGCGCTCGGCGGCAGCGATCTGCGCCATCTGGTCAAAGCGACGTACTATGTGACCAGCGACGACACGAGCAAGCAGCTCAACGCGCTGCGCCCCGAGTATTACGATCCGGCTCGGCCGCCGGCGGCCAGCAAGGCGTCGATCGCCGCCACCGGCGCGCCGGGGCGCGCGTTGACCGTCGATATGATCGCCGCGCCACCGAAGCGCTAA
- a CDS encoding NAD(P)/FAD-dependent oxidoreductase yields MAKDFLKDARDYYDVIVIGSGLAGLTSANTLAKQGRSVLLLEHHYQLGGMATWFKRAGGHIFDISLHGFPVGMIKSCRRYWTPEIADSIVQLKNIRFDNPMFSLRTTFTREDFTRQLVERFGIAAETVTAFFDAARNMNFYDDQQTTVGQLFQKFFPGREDVIRLLMEPITYANGSTLEDPAITYGIVFSNFMSKGVYTFQGGTDRLINLMRAEMERNGVDVRIRTAVDAIGVNNGRVESVTVNGRVIRAGSVISNANLLNTVFNLVGEQHFDRKFVDDAKAVRLNNSSTQVYMALHPGDALDESHGDLLFSSTAPLFRTDALLSRDITSRTYSFYYPRTRPGTDRSMIVSSTNARFEDWAHLDEVAYAASKQDLIDGTIAALERYIPDVRTRLAYTEASTPRTFEHYTRHQRGASFGTKFEGLAVSRALPEQVRGLYHAGSVGIIMSGWLGAVNYGVIVSNEVDSYLLKSATAAGANSASASSTVAAS; encoded by the coding sequence ATGGCCAAAGACTTTCTCAAAGACGCCCGTGACTATTACGACGTGATCGTCATTGGCAGCGGTCTGGCCGGGCTGACCTCGGCCAACACCTTGGCCAAGCAGGGGCGCAGCGTGCTGCTCTTGGAGCATCATTACCAGTTGGGCGGCATGGCCACCTGGTTCAAGCGCGCCGGCGGGCACATCTTTGACATTTCTTTGCACGGCTTTCCGGTCGGCATGATCAAGAGCTGTCGCCGGTATTGGACGCCGGAAATCGCCGACTCGATCGTGCAGCTCAAGAACATCCGCTTTGACAACCCGATGTTCTCGCTGCGGACCACGTTCACGCGCGAGGATTTTACTCGCCAGCTTGTTGAACGGTTCGGTATCGCGGCCGAGACCGTGACCGCGTTCTTCGACGCGGCGCGGAACATGAACTTCTACGACGACCAGCAGACCACGGTCGGCCAGTTGTTCCAAAAGTTCTTCCCTGGGCGCGAAGACGTGATCCGGCTGTTGATGGAGCCGATCACGTACGCCAACGGCTCGACTCTGGAAGACCCGGCCATCACTTATGGCATTGTGTTCTCGAACTTCATGTCGAAGGGGGTCTACACGTTCCAGGGGGGGACCGATCGGCTGATCAATTTGATGCGCGCCGAAATGGAGCGCAATGGCGTGGACGTGCGCATTCGCACCGCGGTCGACGCCATCGGCGTGAACAACGGCCGGGTCGAAAGCGTGACAGTCAACGGCCGTGTGATCCGCGCCGGCTCGGTGATCTCGAATGCTAATCTTCTGAACACCGTCTTCAATTTGGTCGGCGAGCAGCACTTTGACCGCAAGTTTGTCGACGACGCCAAGGCCGTGCGGCTGAACAATTCGAGCACGCAGGTCTACATGGCCCTGCACCCGGGTGACGCGCTGGACGAAAGCCACGGCGACTTGCTGTTCAGCTCGACCGCGCCGCTGTTCCGAACCGATGCGCTGCTGAGTCGCGACATCACCAGCCGGACCTATTCGTTCTATTATCCGCGCACGCGCCCCGGGACCGATCGCTCGATGATCGTGTCGAGCACCAACGCGCGGTTCGAGGATTGGGCCCACCTGGACGAAGTCGCTTACGCCGCCTCGAAGCAGGATTTGATCGACGGCACGATCGCGGCCCTGGAACGATACATTCCCGACGTTCGCACGCGGCTGGCCTACACCGAAGCGTCGACGCCGCGGACCTTCGAGCACTACACGCGCCACCAGCGCGGCGCCAGCTTTGGCACCAAGTTCGAAGGGCTGGCCGTCAGCCGGGCTCTGCCCGAGCAGGTTCGCGGTCTGTACCACGCGGGGAGCGTGGGGATCATCATGTCGGGTTGGCTCGGTGCGGTGAACTACGGAGTGATCGTCTCGAACGAAGTTGACAGCTACCTGCTCAAGAGCGCGACCGCCGCGGGGGCGAACTCGGCGTCGGCCTCATCCACGGTGGCGGCGTCATGA
- a CDS encoding beta-ketoacyl-[acyl-carrier-protein] synthase family protein yields MIAGVPAAERPDQQRIVITGIGLTAPNGNNLAEFRAALLAGQSGVRPYEIRYIGATVAGVCGFDELRYQKKKDVRRGTRAGSVSVYCAQEAVADSKLDWAGLDPSRVGIYIGVTEHGNVETENEIHELKGFDYDTKFWSHHHNPRTVANNPAGEISLNMGITGPHYTIGAACAAGNAGLIQGAQMLRLGEVDVALAGGVSESIHTFGIFASFKSQGALAWHDDATRASRPFDKQRNGIVVAEGGCIYVLERLSDARARGAKIYGEIAGYAINSDATDFVLPNADRQAECVEKALRSAGISADEVNIVSTHATGTSSGDAQECAALRRVFHDCPNTYFNNAKSFIGHAMGAAGALELAGNLPAFDDQTCHATINVQELDPECALPGLVVNEARKIGPVNYILNNSFGMLGINSAVIVRRVD; encoded by the coding sequence CTGGCCGAGTTCCGCGCCGCGCTGTTGGCCGGCCAGAGTGGCGTCCGCCCCTACGAGATTCGCTACATCGGCGCAACCGTGGCCGGCGTGTGCGGTTTCGACGAGCTACGCTATCAGAAAAAGAAAGACGTTCGCCGCGGCACCCGAGCCGGCAGCGTGAGTGTCTATTGCGCTCAAGAAGCAGTGGCCGACTCGAAGCTCGACTGGGCCGGCCTCGATCCGTCGCGCGTGGGCATCTACATCGGCGTGACCGAACACGGCAACGTCGAGACCGAAAACGAGATTCACGAGCTGAAGGGTTTCGACTACGACACCAAGTTCTGGTCGCACCATCACAACCCACGCACGGTGGCCAACAACCCGGCGGGTGAAATCTCGCTGAACATGGGAATCACCGGCCCGCATTACACAATCGGCGCCGCCTGCGCCGCCGGCAACGCGGGCTTGATCCAAGGGGCCCAGATGCTCCGTCTGGGCGAGGTCGACGTGGCCTTGGCCGGCGGCGTGTCGGAAAGCATCCACACGTTCGGCATCTTCGCCAGTTTCAAGAGCCAAGGAGCGCTGGCCTGGCACGACGACGCCACGCGGGCTTCGCGACCGTTCGACAAGCAGCGCAACGGGATCGTGGTGGCCGAAGGGGGCTGCATTTACGTCCTGGAGCGGTTGAGCGACGCTCGCGCTCGCGGCGCGAAGATCTATGGCGAGATCGCCGGCTATGCGATCAACAGCGACGCCACGGACTTTGTGCTGCCCAACGCCGACCGGCAGGCCGAATGTGTCGAAAAGGCGCTCCGCAGCGCTGGCATCTCGGCCGACGAAGTGAACATCGTCAGCACCCACGCCACGGGCACATCGAGCGGCGACGCCCAAGAGTGCGCGGCCCTGCGACGGGTGTTTCACGACTGCCCGAACACGTACTTCAACAACGCCAAGAGCTTTATCGGCCACGCCATGGGGGCGGCCGGCGCACTGGAGCTGGCGGGGAACTTGCCGGCCTTCGACGACCAGACTTGTCACGCCACGATCAACGTCCAAGAGCTCGATCCCGAGTGCGCTTTGCCGGGTTTGGTGGTGAACGAGGCGCGGAAGATCGGACCAGTGAACTACATTTTGAACAATTCATTCGGCATGTTGGGCATCAACTCTGCCGTCATTGTCCGACGTGTCGACTAA
- a CDS encoding beta-hydroxyacyl-ACP dehydratase: MSRDAILAAIPHRPPMLLLDEIVEQSDDRIVCRKHFSGEEDFFAGHYPQFPLVPGVLLCEAAMQAGAVLLSKLVAGKAGVPVATRMNDVRFKQMVRPGDTIDIEVKLTERLAEAYFLQATVRTAGKLAVRFDFACMLVPPG, from the coding sequence ATGAGCCGCGACGCGATCCTGGCCGCCATCCCGCACCGGCCGCCGATGCTGCTGTTGGACGAAATCGTCGAACAAAGTGACGACCGCATCGTCTGCCGTAAACACTTCTCAGGGGAAGAAGACTTCTTTGCCGGGCATTACCCGCAGTTTCCCTTGGTGCCGGGAGTGCTGTTGTGCGAGGCGGCCATGCAAGCCGGAGCGGTGCTACTATCGAAGCTGGTCGCCGGCAAGGCGGGCGTACCGGTGGCCACGCGGATGAACGACGTCCGGTTCAAGCAGATGGTCCGCCCGGGCGATACGATTGACATCGAAGTCAAGCTGACCGAGCGGTTGGCCGAGGCGTACTTCCTGCAAGCCACGGTGCGCACGGCCGGCAAGCTGGCCGTGAGGTTCGACTTCGCATGCATGCTGGTCCCGCCCGGCTGA
- a CDS encoding SDR family oxidoreductase, with the protein MTDFLQLADKTMLVFGLANRKSVAWHVGRVLREAGATVVHVVRTPERKQEVAKLVDGADVFVCDVEFPEQLARVREEIAAKHPKLHGIVHSIAFADYPPGGPRPFHETDKGAFLRAVDISCYSLLAIAREFQSLLDPDGSVVTISISTTRMASENYGFMAPVKAALDSSLAFLAKSFSQFSRVRFNAVAPGLLKTSASAGIPGYVDSYLFAEQATLRRAAVKTEEVASAVAFLLSPRSSGINAQQLVIDAGMSVNYFDREIVTRVVGDK; encoded by the coding sequence ATGACCGACTTTCTGCAACTGGCCGACAAAACGATGCTGGTCTTTGGCCTGGCCAATCGCAAGAGCGTGGCCTGGCACGTGGGGCGCGTGTTGCGCGAGGCCGGGGCCACGGTCGTCCACGTCGTCCGCACGCCCGAGCGCAAGCAAGAAGTCGCCAAGCTCGTCGACGGGGCCGACGTGTTCGTCTGCGACGTCGAGTTTCCCGAGCAGCTTGCCCGCGTGCGCGAAGAGATCGCCGCCAAGCATCCTAAACTGCACGGTATTGTCCACTCGATTGCCTTTGCCGATTATCCGCCGGGGGGCCCGCGGCCGTTTCACGAGACCGACAAGGGAGCGTTCCTCAGGGCGGTCGACATCTCGTGCTATTCGCTGCTGGCGATTGCCCGCGAGTTTCAGTCGCTGTTGGACCCCGACGGGTCGGTGGTGACGATTTCGATTTCGACCACGCGGATGGCGTCGGAAAACTACGGCTTCATGGCCCCGGTCAAGGCGGCTCTCGATTCGTCGTTGGCCTTCCTGGCCAAATCGTTCAGCCAGTTCTCGCGCGTCCGGTTCAACGCCGTCGCCCCGGGCTTGCTGAAGACCAGCGCTTCGGCTGGCATTCCCGGGTACGTCGATTCGTACCTGTTCGCCGAGCAGGCCACCTTGCGCCGCGCCGCGGTCAAGACCGAAGAAGTGGCGTCCGCCGTGGCGTTCCTACTCAGCCCGCGGTCGAGCGGCATCAACGCCCAGCAGTTGGTCATCGACGCCGGCATGTCGGTGAACTACTTCGACCGCGAGATCGTCACGCGCGTCGTCGGCGACAAGTAG
- a CDS encoding malonic semialdehyde reductase codes for MAKLMSDDGLNLIFRDARTHFHWLDKPVDDELLKQVYELAKFGPTSANMSPMRLVFVKSAAAKAELKPALDPGNVDKTMAAPVTAIVGMDLRFYQLLPKLFPHADARSWFKDLPENVLETMTLRNSSLQGAYLMLAARSLGLDCGPMSGFNNAAVDAAFFAGTTVKSNFLCNLGYGDAAKLYPRSPRLEFNEACQIV; via the coding sequence ATGGCCAAGCTGATGTCCGATGACGGGCTGAATCTGATCTTTCGCGACGCGCGGACCCATTTCCATTGGCTCGACAAGCCGGTCGACGACGAGCTGCTGAAGCAAGTTTACGAGCTGGCCAAGTTCGGCCCCACGTCGGCCAACATGAGCCCCATGCGCCTGGTATTCGTCAAATCGGCGGCGGCCAAGGCCGAGCTCAAGCCGGCCCTCGATCCCGGCAACGTCGACAAGACGATGGCGGCGCCGGTCACGGCCATTGTCGGCATGGACCTGCGCTTCTACCAGTTGCTGCCCAAGCTGTTTCCGCACGCCGACGCCCGGTCCTGGTTCAAGGACTTGCCTGAGAATGTGCTCGAGACGATGACGCTGCGCAACTCGTCGCTGCAGGGGGCCTATTTGATGCTGGCGGCGCGATCGCTGGGGCTCGATTGCGGGCCGATGTCCGGGTTCAACAACGCGGCGGTTGACGCGGCGTTCTTCGCCGGCACGACGGTCAAGTCGAACTTCCTCTGCAACCTGGGCTACGGCGACGCTGCGAAGCTCTATCCGCGCAGCCCGCGATTGGAATTCAACGAAGCTTGCCAGATCGTGTGA
- a CDS encoding NAD(P)/FAD-dependent oxidoreductase, with amino-acid sequence MYDVLIIGAGLSGLAAGIRLAHYDKRVAILERHTTIGGLNSFYRLDGRNYDVGLHAVTNFTPKGARQGPLARLLRQLRFSWDDFALCPQVGSQVAFPGVTLDFDNDFRKFESQVAERFPAQIDGFRRLVAALVDYDQMDGAHDQPSARAVVGQYVTDPLLVEMIFAPVLYYGSAREDDMDWVQFCILFRGVYLEGFARPWAGVRPILKLLVRRFKELGGELRLRAGVKQIVTRDGQAAGVELDDGTQLEARTILSSAGWLETMRLCDQQPAIDAQAIGQLSFIESMSILNCEPRALGVDRTIVFFNDSDKFHWRRPDGLGDVRSGVICSPNNFQYDQPLEEGIVRITALANFDRWQALAEPDYRAAKRDWYEQMLASAVRFVPDFRGSIVASDMFTPTTIKRFTGHENGAVYGAAVKHYDGLTHLKNVFLCGTDQGFLGIIGSIVSGISMANRHVLSREVAGS; translated from the coding sequence ATGTACGACGTTCTGATCATTGGCGCTGGCTTGTCGGGATTGGCCGCCGGGATCCGGCTGGCCCATTACGACAAGCGTGTCGCCATCCTCGAACGCCACACCACGATCGGCGGCTTGAACTCATTCTACCGACTGGACGGTCGCAACTACGACGTCGGTCTGCACGCGGTCACCAACTTCACGCCCAAGGGCGCGCGGCAAGGCCCGCTGGCCCGGCTGCTCAGACAGTTGCGCTTCTCGTGGGACGATTTCGCGCTGTGCCCGCAGGTGGGCTCGCAGGTCGCTTTTCCCGGCGTGACGCTCGACTTTGACAATGACTTCCGCAAGTTCGAGTCGCAGGTCGCCGAGCGGTTCCCCGCGCAGATCGACGGCTTTCGCCGGCTGGTGGCCGCGCTGGTCGACTATGACCAGATGGACGGCGCGCACGACCAGCCGTCGGCTCGAGCCGTGGTGGGCCAGTATGTGACCGACCCGCTCCTAGTCGAAATGATCTTCGCGCCGGTGTTGTACTACGGCAGCGCCCGCGAAGACGACATGGACTGGGTGCAGTTCTGCATCTTGTTCCGCGGGGTCTACCTCGAAGGCTTCGCCCGGCCGTGGGCCGGCGTGCGGCCGATCTTGAAGCTGCTGGTGCGGCGGTTCAAGGAGCTGGGGGGCGAGCTGCGCTTGCGCGCCGGCGTGAAGCAGATTGTCACTCGCGATGGCCAGGCCGCCGGCGTTGAGTTGGACGACGGCACGCAACTGGAAGCGCGGACTATTCTGTCGAGCGCCGGCTGGCTCGAGACGATGCGCCTTTGTGACCAGCAGCCTGCGATCGACGCCCAGGCAATCGGCCAGTTGTCGTTCATCGAGTCGATGTCGATCCTGAACTGCGAGCCCCGCGCGCTGGGCGTGGACCGGACGATTGTCTTCTTCAACGACAGCGACAAGTTCCACTGGCGGCGGCCCGACGGGCTGGGCGACGTGCGGAGCGGCGTGATCTGCTCGCCGAATAACTTTCAATACGACCAGCCGCTCGAAGAAGGCATCGTGCGAATCACGGCGCTGGCCAACTTTGACCGTTGGCAGGCCCTGGCCGAGCCCGACTATCGCGCCGCCAAGCGCGACTGGTACGAGCAGATGCTGGCGTCGGCCGTCCGGTTCGTGCCCGACTTCCGCGGGTCGATCGTGGCCAGCGACATGTTCACCCCCACGACCATCAAGCGGTTTACCGGCCACGAAAACGGCGCGGTCTACGGCGCGGCCGTCAAGCATTACGACGGGCTGACCCACCTGAAAAACGTCTTCTTGTGCGGGACGGACCAAGGTTTCCTTGGTATCATTGGCAGCATCGTCAGCGGCATCAGCATGGCGAACAGGCATGTGTTGTCGCGAGAAGTTGCTGGTTCCTAG